Proteins found in one Campylobacter concisus genomic segment:
- a CDS encoding DUF262 domain-containing protein has product MEASKNNIGSLDNYKFEIPFYQRAYSWKKQDIEKLINDINTKDRHYLGNIVVKKNDDEFIIIDGQQRLTTIYIIFMALGEKLFELDYEIDSGDGEKLTNFDVNERRYTNKQILDAVLFTKDNKALLENSFKEKLNSAIFTMTIIPENVKATEYFELVNTKSIQLENHQVLKARFLSNIKENYADVARKWDMISNMDEKYEDQMSKKGNKYPQYGELRTINEFIELNFDDKQEKQDKTNSDAKSLVKFPVFLLLVLKVFVAKKGLKIDIIINKDKLLGEFDKVFKEQANMHSEFIKFLEDMRNKFDKFVYRDDEMQNKRLLNLQRMFYYTSEYDKPEFIAALLAFLDKSSLGEYNEENAQKVIKFLEQLDNKLAKSALDSSGYRKVVETINNVVEKIYNGENLEAPMLEKINSSFLDDGTGVPHYWFYRLEYLLWRDFENLNVCGICADDIKRVFPKFNKDEYLIKPQDTIEHMWATNLQENAKALDDFGNLALIRKDFNSSLSDYNFGEKLKRIKENPSSSIKMLIFYTLQQGYDSEKIKGLGDVMRQILFQGITNDPL; this is encoded by the coding sequence ATGGAAGCGAGCAAAAATAATATAGGCAGTTTAGATAATTATAAATTTGAAATACCTTTTTACCAAAGGGCATATTCTTGGAAAAAACAGGATATTGAAAAGTTAATAAATGATATAAACACCAAAGATAGACACTATCTTGGCAATATCGTAGTTAAAAAAAATGATGATGAATTTATAATTATAGACGGACAGCAGAGGCTAACCACTATTTATATTATTTTTATGGCACTAGGAGAAAAACTATTTGAGTTGGATTATGAAATAGATAGTGGTGACGGCGAAAAGCTAACAAATTTCGATGTAAATGAACGCAGATATACAAACAAGCAAATTTTAGATGCCGTTCTTTTTACAAAAGATAATAAAGCTTTGCTTGAGAATTCTTTTAAAGAAAAGCTAAATTCGGCTATTTTTACAATGACTATTATCCCAGAAAATGTCAAAGCTACTGAGTATTTTGAACTAGTTAATACAAAAAGTATCCAGCTTGAAAATCATCAAGTATTAAAGGCTAGATTTTTAAGTAATATTAAAGAAAACTATGCAGATGTAGCAAGAAAATGGGATATGATCTCAAATATGGATGAAAAATACGAAGATCAAATGTCAAAAAAAGGCAATAAATATCCACAATACGGCGAGTTAAGAACTATAAATGAGTTTATAGAATTAAATTTTGATGACAAACAAGAAAAACAAGACAAAACAAATTCCGATGCAAAAAGTCTGGTGAAATTTCCAGTGTTTTTGCTCCTAGTTTTAAAGGTCTTTGTTGCCAAAAAAGGCCTCAAAATAGACATTATCATAAATAAAGACAAGCTTTTAGGTGAATTTGATAAGGTTTTTAAAGAACAAGCCAATATGCACTCTGAATTTATTAAGTTCCTAGAAGATATGCGTAACAAATTTGATAAATTTGTTTATAGAGATGATGAGATGCAAAACAAAAGATTACTAAATTTACAAAGGATGTTTTACTATACCAGCGAATACGATAAGCCCGAATTTATAGCTGCACTACTAGCCTTTTTAGATAAAAGCTCGCTAGGAGAGTATAATGAGGAAAATGCGCAAAAAGTTATCAAATTTCTCGAGCAATTAGATAACAAGCTAGCAAAAAGTGCTTTAGATAGCAGTGGATATCGTAAGGTAGTGGAAACTATAAATAACGTTGTAGAAAAAATTTATAATGGTGAAAACCTAGAAGCGCCAATGCTTGAAAAAATAAACTCTAGTTTTTTGGATGATGGAACTGGGGTACCACACTATTGGTTTTATAGGTTAGAGTATCTGCTTTGGCGAGATTTTGAAAACCTAAATGTCTGCGGTATTTGCGCTGATGATATAAAAAGAGTATTTCCTAAATTTAATAAAGATGAATACCTAATCAAACCCCAAGATACAATAGAGCATATGTGGGCTACAAATTTGCAAGAAAATGCCAAAGCACTAGATGATTTTGGAAATTTGGCCTTAATAAGAAAGGATTTTAACTCTAGCTTAAGTGATTATAATTTTGGTGAGAAGCTAAAAAGGATAAAAGAAAATCCAAGCTCAAGTATAAAAATGCTGATATTTTATACACTTCAACAAGGCTATGACAGTGAAAAAATCAAAGGACTGGGAGATGTAATGAGACAAATTCTTTTTCAAGGCATAACAAATGACCCTCTCTAA
- a CDS encoding DUF2779 domain-containing protein encodes MTLSKSLYIRGLQCEKSLWLKKKKPEVLQAPDDGAQAVFDTGTSVGELACELFSGGERIKYTGDFNAQMAKTKELIERGTKVIYEATFCFDGILVMVDILCVCEDGLIINEVKSSTLVKDVYIDDASIQYYVISSLGYKVSGANIIHIDNTYVRGERLELEKLFHAEDVTEQIIQKQAEIPQILSKFDEILSKYVEPEIDIGPHCSDPYNCDAWEYCWCEQRGIPEYSIFNISRLRSDKKFELYKNGVVKFEDIKDLDKFNASQQIQIRSELSQEEIIDKDAIGEFLKTLSYPLYHLDFETFQQAVPEFVGLSPYEQIPFQFSIHKEDGKGNLEHFEFLAEVGADPRYELALNLIKFIPQDACVLAYNMSFEKGVIRRLAANYPQISSELMAIHDNIKDLMAPFASKSYYHPKMQGSYSIKYVLPALVPEFELAYKDLNLIHNGGEAMQAYENMTRMSADERDAYKSALLAYCKLDTLAMVKVLEKLREVAK; translated from the coding sequence ATGACCCTCTCTAAATCTCTCTACATTCGCGGTCTTCAGTGCGAAAAGAGCTTGTGGCTTAAAAAGAAAAAGCCTGAGGTTTTGCAAGCTCCAGATGATGGTGCGCAGGCGGTGTTTGACACTGGTACGTCAGTTGGCGAGCTAGCCTGTGAGCTTTTTAGCGGCGGCGAGAGGATAAAGTACACTGGCGATTTTAACGCGCAAATGGCAAAAACAAAAGAGCTTATAGAGCGCGGCACAAAGGTGATTTACGAAGCTACTTTTTGCTTTGATGGCATCCTTGTGATGGTCGATATCCTTTGTGTCTGCGAGGATGGCCTCATCATCAATGAAGTAAAGAGCTCAACATTAGTAAAAGACGTCTATATCGATGATGCAAGCATCCAGTATTATGTCATTAGCTCGCTTGGCTACAAAGTAAGCGGTGCAAATATCATTCACATAGATAACACCTATGTAAGAGGCGAGAGGCTTGAACTTGAAAAGCTTTTTCACGCCGAAGATGTGACCGAGCAGATCATACAAAAACAAGCAGAAATTCCTCAAATTTTAAGTAAATTTGATGAAATTCTTAGCAAATACGTTGAGCCAGAGATTGATATCGGTCCTCACTGCTCAGACCCTTATAATTGCGACGCTTGGGAGTACTGCTGGTGCGAGCAGCGCGGCATACCAGAGTATAGCATCTTTAACATATCTAGGCTCAGAAGCGATAAGAAATTTGAGCTTTATAAAAATGGCGTGGTTAAATTTGAAGATATCAAAGATCTGGATAAATTTAACGCCTCTCAGCAGATCCAAATCCGCTCCGAGCTCTCACAAGAAGAGATCATAGACAAGGATGCCATAGGGGAGTTTTTAAAGACGCTTAGCTATCCGCTCTATCACCTTGACTTTGAGACCTTTCAGCAGGCGGTGCCAGAGTTTGTGGGGCTTAGTCCATACGAGCAGATACCTTTTCAGTTTTCTATCCACAAAGAGGACGGCAAAGGAAATTTAGAGCATTTTGAGTTTTTAGCCGAGGTCGGAGCTGATCCTAGATATGAGCTGGCGCTAAATTTGATCAAATTTATCCCGCAAGATGCCTGTGTGCTAGCCTATAACATGAGCTTTGAAAAAGGAGTGATAAGACGTCTTGCCGCAAATTACCCTCAAATTTCAAGTGAGCTTATGGCGATTCATGACAATATAAAGGACCTAATGGCACCATTTGCGAGCAAGAGCTACTATCATCCAAAGATGCAGGGCAGCTACTCTATAAAATACGTCCTGCCAGCTCTAGTGCCTGAATTTGAGTTGGCATATAAGGATCTAAATTTGATCCACAATGGCGGCGAAGCGATGCAGGCATACGAAAACATGACGCGTATGTCAGCAGATGAGCGTGATGCCTATAAAAGTGCACTTTTAGCATACTGCAAGCTAGATACTCTAGCGATGGTTAAGGTTTTAGAAAAACTGCGTGAAGTAGCAAAATAG
- a CDS encoding PD-(D/E)XK nuclease family protein: MFLALLDINDEVQLHSRFIYSLLDPNSSHYQKELFLELFIKACGLEDFGLDPQSAKAYKEYENIDIYITDGAKHIILENKINAGDQEAQIKRYIKTVQKENDGEAEIYVLFLSPQGREPSGYSLSGLKIEGGKILEKNGDKVAKFKAISYDKEIITWLGLCLDEAGNLANLAAVISQYKNVIEKIYGKYKGVQMDERKIIEIILKNYDVVDEIRNKYFDMANANRLNEFMSNVKTELEKRLSQEWCVEIEEADPSRYFTPIYIFKRSWDNGYLLAFVLEFDSKKFLYPYIGLAYDTDRINKAYIDSIQVKISSEWNIGTRFARWK; the protein is encoded by the coding sequence TTGTTTTTAGCACTTCTAGATATAAACGATGAGGTGCAATTACACTCACGATTTATCTATTCACTACTTGATCCAAATTCGTCACATTATCAAAAAGAGTTATTCTTAGAGCTTTTTATAAAAGCATGCGGGCTAGAGGATTTTGGGCTAGACCCGCAAAGCGCAAAAGCCTATAAAGAATACGAAAACATAGATATCTATATAACTGATGGCGCGAAGCATATTATCTTAGAAAATAAAATAAATGCCGGCGATCAAGAGGCTCAGATTAAAAGATACATAAAAACCGTCCAAAAAGAAAACGACGGCGAAGCTGAAATTTACGTACTATTTTTATCGCCGCAGGGGCGAGAGCCTAGCGGCTATAGTTTAAGTGGGCTAAAAATCGAAGGCGGCAAAATTTTAGAAAAAAACGGTGATAAAGTGGCTAAATTTAAGGCGATTTCATACGACAAAGAGATAATTACGTGGCTTGGTTTGTGTCTTGATGAGGCTGGAAATTTGGCAAATTTAGCCGCCGTGATATCGCAATACAAAAATGTAATTGAAAAAATTTATGGAAAATATAAAGGAGTACAGATGGACGAAAGAAAAATAATCGAAATAATACTTAAAAACTATGACGTAGTTGATGAAATAAGAAATAAATACTTTGATATGGCCAATGCAAATAGACTTAACGAATTTATGTCAAATGTAAAAACTGAGCTTGAAAAAAGATTATCACAAGAATGGTGCGTAGAAATAGAAGAGGCTGATCCTAGTAGATATTTTACGCCTATATATATTTTTAAAAGAAGTTGGGATAATGGCTATTTATTGGCATTTGTTTTAGAATTTGATAGTAAAAAATTTTTATATCCATATATCGGACTTGCTTATGATACAGATAGAATAAATAAGGCATACATTGATAGCATACAAGTTAAAATTTCTAGCGAATGGAATATAGGTACAAGATTTGCCAGATGGAAATGA
- a CDS encoding DUF262 domain-containing protein translates to MAGFQQIKIAEAIREIETDKYLIPAFQREYVWSGEQVERLFDSIMRGYPISSMLFWKVRSESAEQWKFYSFLRYFREWYHTHNEYKPTKSIGEFSAILDGQQRLTSLYLALCGEYHTHRPYKKWENTDDKFKICEFYFNLTASQEPKNDNVEYEFLWLEKAETGRKTIYMDKFGQKWFRCKDIYPHSNNDVKAMEIQENFGLSSKETKNLALFEKRVFSEDIISFYQEDDPNPEKAVNIFIRINSGGTHLSYSDILFSYAIANWKQKDARKEINELVDFINNSKGFNISKDLVLKAFLYLYHENIKFDIGSFNNGFIENIEQQWDNIKMAFHSVFDLLENFGFNAQTMSSNNAILPVLYYVYHKNLASSIVHGTGQKQTREVIKKYLLRATLFKPFGGSADSVLTATRKVFKKDFNGKVFFDENIDEFPLEGIEKSYKYSNTVDDDFLQDLMLYRKNSPEAFAVLSILYPNLDTKNNFHKDHLHPESKYKEYKKLMEKNKKEYYDFSMYDALPNLQLLDANENMAKNDKSLEEWVESECRNKDKSKFLKDHLIPDVDLSLDNFDDFYEKREKLMISKLRELL, encoded by the coding sequence ATGGCTGGATTCCAACAAATAAAAATAGCAGAGGCGATACGAGAAATCGAGACGGATAAATATCTTATTCCCGCATTTCAAAGGGAGTATGTTTGGTCTGGAGAGCAAGTAGAAAGGCTATTTGATTCTATTATGCGAGGCTATCCTATTAGCTCTATGCTTTTTTGGAAAGTTAGAAGCGAAAGCGCAGAGCAATGGAAGTTTTACAGTTTTTTAAGATACTTTAGAGAATGGTATCATACTCATAACGAATACAAGCCCACCAAGAGTATTGGCGAATTTTCGGCTATACTAGATGGGCAACAAAGATTAACTTCGCTATATTTGGCGCTTTGCGGCGAATACCATACGCATAGGCCGTATAAAAAATGGGAAAATACAGACGATAAATTTAAAATTTGCGAGTTTTATTTTAACCTAACCGCAAGTCAAGAACCTAAAAATGATAACGTAGAATATGAATTTTTATGGTTGGAAAAAGCTGAAACTGGCAGAAAAACCATTTACATGGATAAATTTGGTCAAAAATGGTTTAGATGCAAAGATATATATCCTCATAGCAATAACGACGTAAAGGCTATGGAAATACAAGAAAATTTTGGTTTATCCAGCAAAGAAACTAAAAATTTAGCACTTTTTGAAAAAAGAGTATTTTCAGAAGATATTATCAGTTTCTATCAAGAAGACGACCCAAATCCTGAAAAAGCGGTGAATATATTTATTCGTATTAACTCAGGCGGGACACACCTTAGCTATTCTGATATCTTATTTAGCTATGCTATCGCTAACTGGAAACAAAAAGATGCCAGAAAAGAGATCAATGAACTTGTTGATTTTATAAATAACTCTAAAGGCTTTAATATCTCGAAGGATTTAGTACTTAAAGCGTTTTTATATTTATATCACGAAAATATAAAATTTGACATAGGTAGTTTTAATAACGGATTTATAGAAAATATCGAACAGCAATGGGATAACATAAAAATGGCCTTTCATAGCGTTTTTGATCTGCTTGAAAATTTTGGGTTTAATGCGCAAACAATGAGTTCGAATAATGCAATTTTACCAGTACTTTATTATGTATATCATAAAAATTTAGCCAGCTCCATAGTTCACGGTACTGGACAAAAACAAACTAGAGAAGTTATAAAAAAATACTTACTAAGAGCTACGCTATTTAAGCCGTTTGGAGGAAGCGCAGATAGTGTTTTAACCGCAACGAGAAAAGTATTTAAAAAGGATTTTAACGGTAAAGTATTTTTTGACGAAAACATTGATGAATTCCCATTAGAAGGTATTGAAAAGTCTTATAAATATAGCAATACTGTCGATGATGACTTTTTGCAAGACTTAATGCTGTATAGAAAAAATAGTCCAGAGGCTTTTGCCGTCTTATCTATCTTGTATCCGAATTTAGATACAAAGAATAACTTCCACAAGGATCACTTGCATCCAGAAAGTAAATACAAAGAGTATAAAAAATTGATGGAAAAAAATAAAAAAGAATACTATGACTTTTCCATGTACGATGCTCTCCCTAATTTACAGTTGCTAGATGCAAACGAAAATATGGCTAAAAACGATAAGAGTCTTGAAGAGTGGGTTGAAAGCGAATGTAGAAATAAAGACAAGAGTAAATTTTTAAAGGATCATTTAATACCTGATGTTGATTTATCTTTAGATAATTTTGATGATTTTTATGAAAAGCGTGAAAAGCTAATGATAAGCAAATTACGGGAGTTACTATAG